The Haloarchaeobius amylolyticus genome window below encodes:
- a CDS encoding CARDB domain-containing protein, with protein MYRRLLLVVLVLVSLPAGTATALPPAADAAATGGAVDTAGTTSHADTTAQSTDRTRAATDIQRTVRLHLTPRVPGTVRADLVYQVPDSVTELSVTLQSNADVVTTERFRQTGTNEYEWTGNGDTATITFDVDANETDTAGRRSLKPSDVATLSGPNTATDVPDGPQNAKPADPTPAAGTAEESYAFVDTGSWAIARVPQMATSWKWVGAGEVGLSKRAVVAGEGATGGQIAYLGPMTEYDTTVRDQHIRLVVPRAAEMREKPTDVLDSMAEASGQLRVGARDPSVLVVAAPTSVRWSVAGLQLGPDDAWVRASARLDSADNVWLHEYVHTRQAFKPTDSGEWLVEGSADYYAALLAFDQGHISFSQFQSKLERGGTEPYTSTVLAEKSTWVQGAVYLKGSLVTGAIDRELREVSDQTRSFQSVFRELNRQDGTVSNEDILAAVAAESDTATREYAGRYTASSATPEMWTRQVHEELFGVIPALMQQRVPAGGLTVAGPYRNTSVSAEPVLAVGEQLRTNVTVENVGGRAGDYEVTMRVDGEVVESKTGSLVPEETTTVTLTREATTPGSYRILVGDRVVNLTVREPATPTVTGIEVPETVTAGEQITVRATVQNEKDWPGEATVPFLLDGEKRFDRTVRLPGRSELTYTATARFAEPGEHTIRVGDRTVTVTVREATETTGTVTDDPDSLAIPGFGPVAALAALVAVGGAGLLRSRFGRREE; from the coding sequence GTGTACCGTCGGCTCCTCCTCGTGGTCCTGGTCCTCGTGTCGCTCCCGGCCGGAACGGCCACCGCACTGCCCCCTGCTGCCGACGCGGCGGCGACGGGCGGGGCGGTCGACACCGCCGGCACGACCAGCCACGCCGATACGACCGCGCAGTCGACCGACCGGACCCGGGCCGCGACCGACATCCAGCGGACGGTCCGGCTCCACCTCACGCCGCGGGTCCCGGGGACGGTCCGGGCCGACCTCGTCTACCAGGTCCCCGACTCGGTCACCGAACTCTCGGTGACGCTGCAGTCGAACGCGGACGTGGTGACCACCGAGCGGTTCCGCCAGACCGGGACGAACGAGTACGAGTGGACCGGCAACGGCGACACCGCGACCATCACGTTCGACGTCGACGCCAACGAGACCGACACGGCCGGGCGCCGGAGCCTGAAGCCTTCTGACGTGGCGACGCTGTCGGGGCCCAACACGGCGACCGACGTTCCGGACGGGCCGCAGAATGCGAAGCCGGCCGACCCGACCCCGGCGGCCGGTACCGCCGAGGAGTCCTACGCCTTCGTCGACACCGGCTCCTGGGCCATCGCCCGCGTCCCGCAGATGGCGACCTCGTGGAAGTGGGTCGGCGCAGGAGAGGTCGGTCTCTCGAAGCGGGCCGTGGTCGCCGGGGAGGGTGCGACCGGCGGCCAGATCGCCTACCTCGGCCCGATGACGGAGTACGACACGACCGTCCGCGACCAGCACATCCGGCTCGTCGTCCCGCGGGCCGCGGAGATGCGCGAGAAGCCGACCGACGTCCTCGACTCGATGGCCGAGGCCAGCGGCCAGTTGCGCGTCGGCGCCCGCGACCCCTCGGTGCTGGTCGTCGCCGCGCCGACCAGCGTCCGCTGGAGCGTCGCCGGCCTGCAGCTCGGGCCCGACGACGCCTGGGTCAGGGCGAGCGCGCGCCTCGACTCCGCCGACAACGTCTGGCTCCACGAGTACGTCCACACCCGGCAGGCGTTCAAACCGACCGACAGCGGCGAGTGGCTCGTCGAGGGAAGCGCAGACTACTACGCGGCACTGCTCGCGTTCGACCAGGGGCACATCTCGTTCTCGCAGTTCCAGTCGAAACTGGAGCGCGGCGGGACCGAACCCTACACCTCGACCGTCCTCGCCGAGAAGTCGACGTGGGTGCAGGGCGCGGTCTACCTGAAGGGGTCGCTGGTCACCGGCGCCATCGACCGCGAACTGCGCGAGGTGAGCGACCAGACGCGGAGCTTCCAGAGCGTCTTCCGGGAGCTGAACCGCCAGGACGGGACGGTCTCGAACGAGGACATCCTCGCGGCCGTCGCGGCCGAGTCCGACACGGCGACACGCGAGTACGCCGGGCGCTACACGGCCTCGTCGGCGACGCCGGAGATGTGGACCCGGCAGGTCCACGAGGAACTGTTCGGCGTCATCCCGGCCCTGATGCAACAGCGCGTCCCGGCCGGGGGGCTGACCGTCGCCGGCCCCTACCGGAACACCAGCGTCTCGGCCGAACCGGTCCTCGCCGTCGGTGAGCAGTTGCGGACGAACGTCACCGTCGAGAACGTCGGCGGTCGGGCCGGCGACTACGAGGTGACCATGCGGGTCGACGGCGAGGTCGTCGAGTCGAAGACCGGCTCGCTGGTCCCGGAGGAGACGACGACGGTCACCCTCACGAGGGAAGCGACCACGCCCGGCAGCTACCGCATCCTCGTCGGCGACCGCGTGGTGAACCTCACCGTCCGGGAGCCGGCGACGCCGACCGTGACGGGCATCGAGGTCCCCGAGACCGTCACCGCCGGCGAGCAGATAACCGTCCGGGCGACGGTCCAGAACGAGAAGGACTGGCCCGGCGAGGCGACCGTCCCCTTCCTGCTCGACGGCGAGAAGCGGTTCGACCGGACGGTCCGACTCCCCGGCCGGTCCGAACTCACCTACACCGCGACCGCCCGGTTCGCGGAGCCGGGTGAGCACACCATCCGCGTCGGCGACCGGACGGTGACGGTGACGGTCCGGGAGGCGACCGAGACCACCGGGACGGTGACCGACGACCCCGACTCGCTGGCCATCCCCGGGTTCGGGCCGGTAGCCGCGCTCGCGGCGCTGGTCGCGGTCGGCGGTGCAGGCCTGTTGCGGAGCCGGTTCGGGCGTCGAGAAGAGTGA
- a CDS encoding heme NO-binding domain-containing protein yields MHGILHKSLKGYVEENVAEATWDEVMDAAGIDPKLYLPVTRYPDEEFTDAIAAVAAVTEHTEREVQRDLGRFLAPDILNTFKAHVKRGWETREILTALEGIYKQIRAQDDESALPTVSTTRLDPDTYVVEYRSEKRLCDLGKGLIEGIAAEYDDEVAIAEGACLHDGADHCELTVEFA; encoded by the coding sequence ATGCATGGGATACTTCACAAGTCGCTCAAGGGGTACGTCGAGGAGAACGTCGCGGAGGCAACGTGGGACGAGGTGATGGACGCGGCCGGCATCGACCCGAAACTCTACCTGCCGGTGACGCGGTACCCGGACGAGGAGTTCACCGACGCCATCGCGGCCGTCGCCGCGGTCACCGAGCACACCGAACGCGAGGTCCAGCGCGACCTCGGCCGGTTCCTCGCCCCGGACATCCTGAACACGTTCAAGGCCCACGTCAAGCGGGGCTGGGAGACCCGCGAGATCCTCACGGCACTGGAGGGCATCTACAAGCAGATCCGCGCCCAGGACGACGAGTCCGCCCTGCCCACCGTCTCGACCACCCGACTCGACCCGGACACCTACGTCGTCGAGTACCGCTCCGAGAAGCGGCTCTGTGACCTCGGCAAGGGACTCATCGAGGGCATCGCCGCCGAGTACGACGACGAGGTGGCCATCGCCGAGGGTGCCTGCCTCCACGACGGCGCCGACCACTGCGAGCTGACGGTCGAGTTCGCGTAA
- a CDS encoding ribose-phosphate diphosphokinase: protein MILPGSGSQALAAELAAALGEDLALVEFERFPDGEVMARIGDVSPGRAVIVASTATSDAHLELLQLQDAAREAGADEIVTVLPYMGYARQDRVFNPGEPVSSRAVARAISANTDRVVTVNPHEEAVCEFFEPTAEAVDAASVLAEPLPETLTEPLFLAPDDGACDLAETVRDAYGAGETDYFEKKRLSGSEVEISPSDANVAGRDVVVVDDIIATGSTMSESIAVLNDRDAARVFVTCVHPLLAQNAVTKLARAGVEAVIGTDTLERPVSEVSVAQVVAEKL from the coding sequence ATGATACTCCCAGGCTCCGGGTCGCAGGCGCTCGCGGCCGAACTCGCCGCCGCACTCGGCGAGGACCTCGCGCTGGTCGAGTTCGAGCGCTTCCCCGACGGCGAGGTGATGGCTCGCATCGGGGACGTCTCGCCCGGGCGGGCCGTCATCGTGGCATCGACAGCGACCAGCGACGCCCACCTCGAACTGCTCCAGCTCCAGGACGCCGCCCGCGAGGCGGGCGCCGACGAGATAGTCACCGTCCTGCCGTACATGGGCTACGCCCGGCAGGACAGGGTGTTCAACCCGGGCGAACCCGTCTCCTCGCGGGCCGTCGCCCGCGCAATCTCGGCCAACACCGACCGGGTCGTCACGGTGAACCCCCACGAGGAGGCCGTCTGCGAGTTCTTCGAGCCGACCGCGGAGGCGGTCGACGCGGCGTCGGTCCTCGCCGAACCCCTGCCCGAGACGCTCACGGAGCCGCTCTTTCTCGCCCCCGACGACGGCGCCTGCGACCTCGCCGAGACGGTCCGGGACGCCTACGGCGCGGGCGAGACGGACTACTTCGAGAAGAAGCGCCTCTCGGGCTCCGAGGTCGAGATCTCCCCCAGCGACGCGAACGTCGCCGGCCGGGACGTGGTCGTCGTCGACGACATCATCGCCACCGGCTCGACCATGAGCGAGTCCATCGCGGTGCTGAACGACCGGGATGCCGCCCGCGTGTTCGTCACCTGCGTCCACCCGCTGCTCGCCCAGAACGCCGTCACGAAGCTCGCCCGGGCCGGGGTCGAGGCGGTCATCGGGACGGACACGCTCGAACGCCCCGTCTCCGAGGTGTCAGTCGCACAAGTTGTCGCCGAGAAACTGTAG
- a CDS encoding twin-arginine translocation signal domain-containing protein, protein MVSRRNLLGAVAATGAVGLAATRFELWPELPTDEEPPADSVLCSLEVMNRDDEAHTVSVTVEQDGAVLTDLTRDLDAIENDNYPPGFVVSEGLPTDPGQFVLTVTLDDGQTRTFDSRPARSGHLRPYAIVEDDGSFRLVAPANPPDTCPTAP, encoded by the coding sequence ATGGTCTCCCGCCGTAACCTCCTCGGGGCAGTCGCCGCCACCGGCGCGGTCGGCCTCGCCGCCACCCGATTCGAACTCTGGCCGGAACTCCCGACCGACGAAGAGCCACCCGCGGACTCCGTCCTCTGCTCGCTCGAAGTCATGAACAGGGACGACGAGGCGCACACCGTCTCGGTCACGGTCGAGCAGGACGGGGCAGTTCTCACCGACCTGACCCGCGACCTCGACGCGATAGAGAACGACAACTATCCACCCGGCTTCGTCGTCTCTGAGGGCCTCCCCACCGACCCTGGCCAGTTCGTCCTGACGGTGACCCTCGACGACGGTCAGACGAGGACGTTCGACAGTCGACCCGCGCGGTCGGGGCACCTCCGCCCGTACGCCATCGTCGAGGACGACGGGAGCTTCCGGCTCGTCGCCCCCGCGAACCCACCCGACACCTGCCCGACCGCCCCGTAA
- a CDS encoding HVO_0234 family beta-propeller protein, whose product MSADNDISLDEKRVYSGDRRETTAYVASGMGVVTVDVVDERVGGFELAHRCSARDVAAGDGLVAVATDEAVLVGPGEFEASGFGPAVAVGLSGDGLLAAGQDGEIARYDEVSGDWNALGTCEGDVRAIDGDLVAASDGVYRLTDDMAHAGLDDVRDVAASGIPRAATGAGLYYLGNGWMDHLDGEFTLVASDGDRGHALGGGELLRLADDGRWQVHPHQPDAEFVDLDYGDTVYAVSADGRFFAEGEDGWRHQLLGMPDVAAVAVPR is encoded by the coding sequence ATGAGCGCCGACAACGACATCAGCCTCGACGAGAAGCGGGTCTACTCCGGCGACAGGCGCGAGACGACCGCCTACGTCGCCAGCGGGATGGGCGTCGTGACGGTGGACGTGGTCGACGAGCGCGTCGGCGGCTTCGAACTCGCACATCGCTGCTCGGCGCGGGACGTGGCCGCCGGGGACGGCCTCGTCGCGGTCGCCACCGACGAGGCCGTCCTCGTGGGGCCCGGCGAGTTCGAGGCGTCCGGCTTCGGCCCGGCGGTCGCGGTCGGGCTCTCCGGCGACGGCCTGCTCGCGGCCGGCCAGGACGGCGAAATCGCAAGATACGACGAGGTATCGGGCGACTGGAACGCCCTCGGCACCTGCGAGGGCGACGTTCGCGCCATCGACGGCGACCTCGTCGCCGCCAGCGACGGGGTGTACCGCCTCACCGACGACATGGCCCACGCCGGTCTCGACGACGTGCGCGACGTGGCTGCGTCGGGTATCCCGCGAGCCGCCACAGGTGCGGGCCTCTACTACCTCGGCAACGGCTGGATGGACCACCTCGACGGCGAGTTCACCCTCGTCGCCAGCGACGGCGACCGGGGCCACGCCCTCGGCGGCGGCGAACTCCTCCGGCTGGCCGACGACGGGCGCTGGCAGGTCCACCCCCACCAGCCCGACGCCGAATTCGTCGACCTCGACTACGGTGACACGGTCTACGCGGTCAGTGCAGATGGCAGGTTCTTCGCCGAGGGCGAGGACGGCTGGCGCCACCAGTTGCTCGGGATGCCCGACGTGGCGGCGGTGGCGGTGCCACGGTAG
- a CDS encoding esterase/lipase family protein, with translation MVTPDEGSSTGSTRRRFLKATTATAVGLVGLTGTAAAFDGDDGDIQGDPDFPRATTRGHFDIHWWYGDQLTDGHTAWDYSTVGNIPGYGTSPDPDEVMISIHGWLVEQSEAPDHFATVKRSLRNNGYDHPVIGFSYDSDTSTTDWWPATDIAERNGKKLANFIRYYRSQTGADVRLIGHSLGGRVLVSTLQELNGLGEQDSIVSATLLGAAADNDAVSVSGEYGDDIAAVAGHVDNYWKDEDDVLNWAYSTGEFDSAVGEEGCEGTPPANYTDHNVDYVPDHFSYHEPGDGCMAEVVANF, from the coding sequence ATGGTTACACCAGACGAGGGCTCCAGCACCGGCTCGACGCGTCGACGATTCCTGAAAGCGACAACCGCGACCGCGGTCGGCCTCGTCGGCCTCACCGGGACTGCCGCGGCGTTCGACGGCGACGACGGCGACATTCAGGGCGACCCGGACTTCCCGCGGGCGACCACGCGGGGGCACTTCGACATCCACTGGTGGTACGGCGACCAGCTGACCGACGGCCACACCGCGTGGGACTACAGCACCGTCGGGAACATCCCCGGCTACGGCACCAGCCCGGACCCCGACGAGGTGATGATCTCCATCCACGGCTGGCTGGTCGAGCAGTCCGAGGCACCCGACCACTTCGCCACGGTGAAACGCTCCCTGCGGAACAACGGCTACGACCACCCCGTCATCGGGTTCAGCTACGACTCCGACACCAGCACGACCGACTGGTGGCCGGCGACCGACATCGCCGAGCGCAACGGGAAGAAGCTCGCCAACTTCATCCGGTACTACCGCTCCCAGACCGGCGCCGACGTGCGCCTCATCGGGCACTCGCTGGGCGGGCGCGTGCTGGTCTCGACGCTGCAGGAACTCAACGGGCTGGGCGAGCAGGACTCCATCGTGTCCGCGACGCTGCTCGGGGCGGCCGCCGACAACGACGCGGTGTCCGTGAGTGGCGAGTACGGCGACGACATCGCCGCGGTCGCCGGGCACGTGGACAACTACTGGAAGGACGAGGACGACGTGCTCAACTGGGCCTACTCGACCGGCGAGTTCGACTCCGCGGTCGGCGAGGAGGGCTGTGAGGGCACCCCGCCGGCGAACTACACCGACCACAACGTGGACTACGTCCCGGACCACTTCTCCTACCACGAACCCGGCGACGGCTGCATGGCCGAGGTCGTGGCGAACTTCTGA
- the glmM gene encoding phosphoglucosamine mutase, whose product MKVFGSSGTRGVANEELTPDFVLRVAKAAGTAWDVDRVAIARDTRATGEMLADAAVAGLTSVGVDVDRLGVVPTPGAQVYAEAEGVPAMMVTASHNPPEYNGVKLVGTDGVELAVSDLERVEDILLAEKFEAAAWDEVGHVTHVDDAPERYVDQLLDAVDTDAIADADLTVALDPGHGAGCLTSPEFFRRLGCRVVTVNAQPDGHFPGRNPEPVPENLEDLGRLVRATGADVGIAHDGDADRAIFYDEHGEYVEGDATLAALAAAELGPGDTTVSAVNVSQRLVDVAQKTGATLELTPIGSTNIITRIGELEAQGEHVPVAGEGNGGIFFPDYRLARDGAYIAARFLELVAERPVSEIVEPYAGYHNVRRNVEYDTEAERATMLAAAEDRANADADAELDTKDGYRLDYGDAWVLARPSGTEPLVRIYAEAKDEDRAVSLVEEMHETLVAAKADA is encoded by the coding sequence ATGAAGGTATTCGGTTCCAGCGGGACGCGCGGCGTCGCCAACGAGGAGTTGACGCCCGACTTCGTCCTGCGCGTGGCGAAGGCTGCCGGGACGGCGTGGGACGTCGACCGGGTGGCCATCGCCCGCGACACACGCGCGACAGGAGAGATGCTCGCCGACGCGGCCGTCGCCGGCCTGACCAGCGTGGGCGTCGACGTGGACCGCCTCGGCGTCGTCCCGACGCCCGGCGCACAGGTGTACGCCGAGGCCGAGGGCGTGCCCGCGATGATGGTGACCGCGAGCCACAACCCGCCGGAGTACAACGGCGTGAAGCTCGTCGGCACCGACGGCGTCGAACTCGCGGTCTCGGACCTCGAACGCGTCGAGGACATCCTGCTGGCCGAGAAGTTCGAGGCTGCCGCGTGGGACGAGGTCGGTCACGTGACCCACGTCGACGACGCCCCCGAGCGCTACGTCGACCAGCTGCTCGACGCGGTCGACACCGACGCCATCGCCGATGCCGACCTGACGGTCGCACTCGACCCCGGCCACGGCGCCGGGTGCCTCACCTCGCCCGAGTTCTTCCGCCGGCTCGGCTGCCGGGTCGTCACGGTCAACGCCCAGCCCGACGGACACTTCCCCGGGCGCAACCCCGAACCCGTCCCGGAGAACCTCGAAGACCTCGGCCGCCTCGTCCGCGCGACCGGTGCCGACGTGGGTATCGCCCACGACGGCGACGCCGACCGCGCCATCTTCTACGACGAACACGGCGAGTACGTCGAGGGCGACGCCACGCTCGCGGCCCTCGCCGCCGCCGAACTCGGCCCCGGGGACACCACCGTCTCCGCGGTCAACGTCTCCCAGCGCCTCGTCGACGTGGCCCAGAAGACCGGCGCGACGCTGGAGCTCACGCCCATCGGCTCGACCAACATCATCACCCGTATCGGCGAACTCGAGGCACAGGGCGAACACGTCCCGGTCGCCGGCGAGGGCAACGGCGGCATCTTCTTCCCGGACTACCGCCTCGCCCGCGACGGCGCCTACATCGCCGCGCGCTTCCTCGAACTCGTCGCCGAGCGCCCCGTCAGCGAGATCGTCGAACCCTACGCCGGCTACCACAACGTCCGCCGGAACGTCGAGTACGACACCGAGGCCGAGCGCGCGACGATGCTCGCCGCCGCCGAGGACCGCGCGAACGCCGACGCGGACGCCGAACTCGACACGAAGGACGGCTACCGCCTCGACTACGGCGACGCCTGGGTGCTCGCCCGTCCCTCCGGGACCGAACCGCTCGTACGCATCTACGCCGAGGCCAAGGACGAGGACCGCGCCGTCTCCCTCGTCGAGGAGATGCACGAGACGCTCGTCGCCGCGAAGGCCGACGCCTGA
- a CDS encoding DUF7118 family protein: MSEAAARLREAEREHQQARQAVEERGRDGLEQVADAYGEATKLLDNYVDTATGSGDFQAYVEFQERFATLVEDLPEDVAHRDAFETALDRTDKRRLSESDFQATREALEPAEEAAELLEAEREAREAYREAEKAAKRRLGTVKDRIAECERLQELGEADLDAPVEDLRGPIETYDEAVVEAFQDYRLDASAREVLAFAADAAEYPLVAVREPPTELVEFVESHEAGTETIPRLLELADYSRSKLEHYVDDPVELTRAVSTRQTYLDRLDGSGLRLGWPPGPAEQLRRRCEERISLVSRFASEDVVATLRTVRELTWREDYDRLRTAAVALTDLGEEERERLASGAVADELADLREEKAELQDVLGIAE, encoded by the coding sequence ATGAGTGAGGCCGCGGCCCGGCTCCGCGAGGCGGAACGCGAGCACCAGCAGGCCCGGCAGGCGGTCGAGGAGCGCGGGCGCGACGGCCTCGAACAGGTGGCCGACGCCTACGGCGAGGCGACGAAACTGCTCGACAACTACGTCGACACCGCGACGGGGTCGGGCGACTTCCAGGCCTACGTCGAGTTCCAGGAGCGCTTCGCGACACTGGTCGAGGACCTGCCGGAGGACGTGGCACACCGGGACGCCTTCGAGACGGCGCTGGACCGGACCGACAAGCGACGGCTGAGCGAGTCCGACTTCCAGGCGACCCGCGAGGCCCTCGAACCCGCCGAGGAGGCGGCCGAGTTGCTCGAGGCCGAGCGCGAGGCCAGGGAGGCGTACCGTGAGGCCGAGAAGGCCGCGAAGCGGCGGCTCGGGACGGTCAAGGACCGCATCGCGGAGTGCGAGCGACTGCAGGAACTCGGCGAGGCGGACCTCGACGCCCCGGTCGAGGACCTCCGCGGGCCCATCGAGACGTACGACGAGGCGGTGGTCGAGGCGTTCCAGGACTACCGCCTCGACGCCAGCGCCCGCGAGGTGCTCGCGTTCGCGGCCGACGCGGCCGAGTACCCGCTGGTCGCGGTGCGCGAGCCGCCGACCGAACTGGTCGAGTTCGTCGAGAGCCACGAGGCCGGCACCGAGACCATCCCGCGACTGCTCGAACTCGCGGACTACTCGCGCTCGAAACTGGAGCACTACGTCGACGACCCGGTCGAGCTGACCCGTGCGGTCTCGACCCGCCAGACCTACCTGGACCGGCTCGACGGCTCCGGCCTGCGACTCGGCTGGCCGCCGGGGCCGGCCGAACAGCTCAGGCGACGCTGCGAGGAGCGCATCTCGCTGGTCTCGCGCTTCGCCAGCGAGGACGTGGTCGCGACCCTGCGAACGGTCCGCGAGCTGACCTGGCGCGAGGACTACGACCGACTGCGGACCGCGGCCGTGGCACTGACCGACCTCGGCGAGGAGGAACGAGAGCGACTCGCGTCGGGCGCGGTCGCCGACGAACTGGCCGACCTGCGCGAGGAGAAGGCGGAGCTACAGGACGTGCTCGGTATCGCGGAGTAG
- the hisI gene encoding phosphoribosyl-AMP cyclohydrolase, with product MTAVSLDFGADGLVPVVAQDVESGEVVMLAYANEEAVAKTRETGRAHYYSRSRDELWEKGATSGHTQAVAEVRVDCDGDALLYRVDQTGGACHTGFHSCFYRTLDGEEVGERVFDPDDVYE from the coding sequence ATGACAGCAGTCTCGCTCGATTTCGGTGCGGACGGGCTGGTCCCCGTGGTCGCCCAGGACGTTGAGAGCGGCGAGGTGGTGATGCTCGCGTACGCGAACGAGGAGGCGGTCGCGAAGACCCGCGAGACCGGGCGGGCACACTACTACTCCCGGTCGCGCGACGAGCTGTGGGAGAAGGGCGCGACCAGTGGGCACACCCAGGCAGTCGCCGAGGTGCGGGTGGACTGCGACGGCGACGCCCTGCTCTACCGGGTGGACCAGACGGGCGGGGCGTGTCACACCGGCTTCCACTCCTGCTTCTACCGGACCCTCGACGGCGAGGAGGTGGGAGAGCGTGTCTTCGACCCGGACGACGTCTATGAGTGA
- a CDS encoding A24 family peptidase C-terminal domain-containing protein, which translates to MVDVGPLSATIPDLLRLLTVPVFAYLAYTDIQTRRVDNLTWVPLTTLGVALLALEYQDAVAAGGREWRLFVITTTISVGFVVSMAYLFHFLGAFGGADARALMTMAVLYPTWPAITLAGTTFPVADPAPMRVFSFTILTNAVVWGIAYPGLLALRNTAMGHQSRRMFVGIPVRWDAIPTTHGKLLSDSDAGIGERLKGLLYPRQSGLDLDAVRMYLRWRGATLDELRADPEHYRDPASLPEETHDPTDGAVHLANEGASENADVATDGGVDEPESPEDAGPDEAAAADHAAVDDTVEDPWGAAAFMADIEGDAYGTSPERLRDGLDRLVTEEELWVTPGIPFLVPVFFGLLVAFAYGDILIGALRALGLI; encoded by the coding sequence GTGGTAGACGTCGGCCCTCTCTCCGCGACGATTCCGGACCTGCTGCGCCTGCTGACGGTTCCCGTCTTCGCCTACCTGGCGTACACCGACATCCAGACGCGCCGCGTCGACAACCTGACGTGGGTCCCGCTGACGACCCTCGGCGTGGCCCTGCTCGCGCTGGAGTACCAGGACGCGGTGGCGGCCGGGGGCCGCGAGTGGCGGCTGTTCGTCATCACGACGACCATCAGCGTCGGCTTCGTCGTCTCGATGGCGTACCTGTTCCACTTCCTCGGGGCCTTCGGCGGCGCGGACGCCCGGGCGCTGATGACGATGGCCGTGCTCTATCCCACGTGGCCGGCCATCACGCTCGCGGGGACGACCTTCCCGGTCGCCGACCCCGCCCCGATGCGGGTCTTCTCGTTCACCATCCTCACGAACGCGGTGGTCTGGGGCATCGCCTACCCGGGCCTGCTCGCCCTGCGAAACACCGCGATGGGCCACCAGAGCAGGCGCATGTTCGTCGGCATCCCGGTCCGGTGGGACGCCATCCCGACCACGCACGGGAAACTGCTCTCCGATTCCGACGCCGGCATCGGCGAGCGCCTCAAGGGCCTGCTGTACCCCCGCCAGTCCGGGCTGGACCTCGACGCGGTCCGGATGTACCTGCGCTGGCGCGGCGCGACCCTCGACGAGTTGCGGGCCGACCCCGAGCACTACCGGGACCCCGCGAGCCTGCCCGAGGAGACCCACGACCCGACCGACGGCGCGGTCCACCTCGCGAACGAGGGGGCCTCGGAGAACGCGGACGTGGCGACCGACGGCGGCGTGGACGAGCCGGAGTCGCCAGAAGACGCAGGGCCCGACGAAGCTGCTGCCGCAGACCACGCAGCAGTCGACGACACCGTCGAGGACCCGTGGGGCGCCGCCGCCTTCATGGCCGACATCGAGGGCGACGCCTACGGCACCTCGCCGGAGCGCCTGCGCGACGGGTTGGACCGGCTGGTCACCGAGGAGGAGCTGTGGGTCACGCCCGGCATCCCGTTCCTCGTGCCCGTGTTCTTCGGCCTGCTCGTCGCGTTCGCCTACGGCGATATCCTCATCGGGGCGCTGCGGGCACTCGGGCTAATTTAA
- the fer gene encoding ferredoxin Fer — protein sequence MPTVEYLNYEVLDDQGWDMDDDDLFEKAADAGLGDEDYGSLEVNQGEYILEAAEAQGYDWPFSCRAGACANCAAIVTEGDIDMDMQQILSDEEVEEKNVRLTCIGSPAADEVKIVYNAKHLDYLQNRVI from the coding sequence ATGCCCACGGTAGAATACCTCAATTACGAAGTGCTGGACGACCAGGGCTGGGACATGGACGACGACGACCTCTTCGAGAAGGCTGCTGACGCCGGCCTCGGTGACGAGGACTACGGCTCCCTCGAAGTCAACCAGGGCGAGTACATCCTCGAGGCCGCAGAGGCCCAGGGCTACGACTGGCCCTTCTCCTGCCGTGCCGGTGCCTGCGCGAACTGCGCAGCGATCGTCACGGAGGGTGACATCGACATGGACATGCAGCAGATCCTCTCGGACGAGGAGGTCGAGGAGAAGAACGTCCGTCTGACCTGCATCGGCAGCCCGGCTGCCGACGAGGTCAAGATCGTGTACAACGCGAAGCACCTCGACTACCTGCAGAACCGCGTCATCTGA